One Drosophila subpulchrella strain 33 F10 #4 breed RU33 chromosome 2R, RU_Dsub_v1.1 Primary Assembly, whole genome shotgun sequence genomic window, AAAATATAATTCAGCAATGGGATTATTGACCTATGTAGCGATGAAAATATATACCATTATTTTATAGAAGCTCATTTATGTTTTTACTAAACTCCGTGGGGAGATTTAAACTTATTTCTGTTTAAGCActgaaaactatatttttacAAACAAGCATATAGCACATGTTAGGTacgttaaattaaaaatatatatttgttatttCCTTGCGGAATTACAAACATTAACTACTAAGCGAATCATATTTTCTCAAATGCAGAAAGCTGAAAAATTATctgaaatcataataatataattagtTGCAGCAGCTCACATACAGACAATCTCTGGgcaaataatattttcccaaCGCCCTTTAGAGTACACAATTTGATTATGCCATGTCCAGCAGCTATTTTAGATTTGATTTTTCTGCACGTTTTTCAGTTTTCCCAGCTTGATGTTTTTGTTCGCAACCAAACCCTTTTCTCTCGTCgagtatttttcatattttaatttaaattagagGGCAACACCCACTAAGCCACTCAGTGGATGACGACGGctatgatgacgatgatggtGGCAGCTGCAGACAGTGGAAAGCTGTTCGTAACTCAGTCAGACACTCGCTCCGAGCTTAACGCGCTGATGTATGCTAATGAGCCGGCATTGTCGCCGGATCCGGCTGCGTCTCCTGCTCCTGGTCCTGCCCCTCGTCCTGCCCCTCCTCCCGCTCCTGATCCTTCTCCCGCCCTAACTCGATTGCCGGAGGAGGAGCTGCAGCCGGAGCGCTTCCATAAATATGCATAATGCAATTAACAGCCAAATGTAATTGCAAGCCAGAACAAGGAGCAAAAAATAAGTAAAGAGACTGGCATTAGCAGCCGACAAACCACCCGCATGGCAGTCACTGTCCCGTCACATCACTTCACTTCACATCACATCACATCACTCGGGATACATGACAGTCGCTCCGCTTCTCTTGCTTTGCATATGCCCGACTTTTCCGACTTTCCCGGACTGGAACTGGCCAACCTGTTCCCTCGCACATTTAATTAGGCTATTAAACAATTGCAGAACGCATGTTGGCCAGGCCGGGGCCTCCAGCCTGTCTCCAACCAGTTTGCAGCGCGGTCTGTCCTCGCAGTTCCGCCTCAAACCGAACCGAATCGAATAGCTTCGAATCTGCCCGCGAATCTGTGCCAAATTTCGCATAGGCACTGCCAACGACTTAAACCGACAAAACTGAATAACCGTTGCGTGCCTAGGCCCAGTCAGCGTCTTTAACTTTTGGCTTTTCCTCCGACTTTGCACTTGAAGAAATTTACATATTTCCAATTCGGAAGatcttaaataaatttgtagaGAATTCAAAAAGGACGAGTAAGggaaaaagaaattaaaaccTGTGTTGATATCTAATTTccatttgtattatttatcaTCGTTAACTCAAGTATCTTCGGAATTGTATAATATGAAAAGCCTCTTAAAATGACTTGGATAACTAAAActtctttaataaaaaatcaagtaataaaatttaaatttgtcccatatatttaaagaaaaattgattaaaattGTGTTATGaaagatataattatattGCTAGTTAGAAATACTATACTTATTAATCGCGATATCTTCTATTTTGTTCAGGGATTAAATctaaaaaaggttttttacATGAAATGTAATTTGTCAAATTATAAATGCGATTTTCCACAGTGTGCCCTTGCCTTTTCCTCCATCTATTTGCGGGTTTGGCCAACTCTGCTGGCTTACTTGACTTGGCCTGGCTGATTGGGCGCGCGTTGTTTTGCATTTCCAGGCCAGAAACGGCGGCTGCGTAataaaatgcattttaatttggctaaatgttcaattaaatttaaacatGCGCAGTCCGCTGTTTGCAATTTTGTGTTGCCTGTCGCCGCTGCGCTGAAGTTGAGTTGCAGGAGAAGTGAATGTGTGCGACAGGACCCTCTTCCGATTTTCACCAGTTTTTCCCCAGCAGGCTTCGAGCCATGTTTCGGCTGGgcaagcaaatattttaacttcaagaaatcgtaacACTTCCGCTCCCagaaaataatcaaaattcaGATTTTAGTGCAACTTGTTTTGGCAAATGTTTTGGCCCACCCTGTTGAGGGGCTTAAGCTTGCGACAGAGCAGCTCCTGTGGTAAGCCCCCAAATCCAACAAAGCCTCCGACGCCTCCAACACCTCCTGCACCTCCATCGACTCCGCCGGCTCCTTCCGGCAAGAAGGAATGCAAGATCCGGACGCACTGCATTCCGGCCGCCTTCTGCGCCGAATCGGATAGGTTCAAGTCCATGTGGGAACCGCCGAAGAACCTGCCCCCACCGTATCCCTTTGTGGTCTCGCGACCCAACGATCTGTGCTGCGATCCCAACTGCACCAAGCCGCTGCCCTCGTTCGACGAGATATACTACCGCCCCTCCTGCAAGGACGGTCCCTACCAGCGCCACTGGGTGGAGTGCCCCAAGTACATGATCCGCAAGAAGAAGGTCTGTGCCTACGACAAGCTGGAGGCCCTGGAACCCGCCCGCCGGGTGGCCAAGAGGCGCGAAAGGACGGCGACGAGCCCGGCCGCCACAGGACCCTGTCCCCATTTTGCTCCTCTGGCGCGTTGTGTTCCGGGCCGTCGTCCGCCCAGGTGCCACGGGGCCAAGACGCCCTCCTGCTGCCGCAAGCTGTGTGCCCCGATGCCCTGCTGGTCGGAGTGCAAGCAGCCCCCGTTGGCCAAGAAACCCCATCGACCGCGGGAGTGCGAGTGCCGATTCCCCCTCAGCCTCTGTGATGCGGAGCGGGGTCGTCAGTGGGTCCAGATCCACGGCCAAAGCCACGTCTGTCCCAGTGCCATCAGGAAGGCCAAGAAGGCTAAGGAAAAGCTCAAGAAACAGAAGAACAAGAAAAAGAAGGGAAAGAAAGACCCGAAGGACAAGAAATAAAGTTTAGCTTTTATAtatgcatttatatttgtttctTGGTGGTTGTTATTTCACTCAGTATCTGCCTCCAGAATGGTGGCTTTGTACTTGCTTTTGCCGGACTCCAGATCGTTCAAAGCCTGCTTCAGAGCCATGCGCATCAGCAGACGGGACTCGGGTTCCGTAAGCTGGGCTGAAACCGTATAGCCCGTGTTGTCCAAATGGTCGGTGATCGATAGGTTTTCCTGGCTAGAAGGCTGCTCTTCATTTGACTCCAAGCTCAGATTTTTAGTGGGCTGATTGA contains:
- the LOC119551809 gene encoding uncharacterized protein LOC119551809, coding for MFWPTLLRGLSLRQSSSCGKPPNPTKPPTPPTPPAPPSTPPAPSGKKECKIRTHCIPAAFCAESDRFKSMWEPPKNLPPPYPFVVSRPNDLCCDPNCTKPLPSFDEIYYRPSCKDGPYQRHWVECPKYMIRKKKVCAYDKLEALEPARRVAKRRERTATSPAATGPCPHFAPLARCVPGRRPPRCHGAKTPSCCRKLCAPMPCWSECKQPPLAKKPHRPRECECRFPLSLCDAERGRQWVQIHGQSHVCPSAIRKAKKAKEKLKKQKNKKKKGKKDPKDKK